A stretch of the Hallerella porci genome encodes the following:
- the rffA gene encoding dTDP-4-amino-4,6-dideoxygalactose transaminase: MNVPFNQPPFVGPEIDYVKQAVESGRICGDGLFNQKCHAWLEAKTGAARVLLTTSCTHALEMSALLCNIQPGDEVVMPSFTFVSTADAFAMRGAKCVFVDIRPDTMNLDEKLLEEAITDKTKAIVPVHYAGVACEMDTINAIAKKHNLFVIEDAAQGMMASYKNKSLGTLGDFGCYSFHETKNYSMGEGGAILISDKKYADHAEIIREKGTNRVQFHRGEVDKYTWVELGSSYLPSELNAAYLYAELENAQRIFDNRMASWNSYRERLQCLANAGDLQLPYIPEECQHNAHMFYLKVADLKTRTALIAHLMKNGILAVFHYVPLHSAPAGKRFGRFSGEDRYTTQESDRLLRLPMFYGLKQSDLEFVCDKVKEFFWK; encoded by the coding sequence ATGAATGTTCCCTTTAACCAGCCCCCCTTTGTGGGACCCGAGATCGATTACGTAAAACAAGCTGTAGAAAGTGGCCGTATATGCGGAGACGGGCTTTTCAACCAAAAATGCCATGCTTGGCTAGAAGCAAAGACCGGAGCAGCCAGGGTTCTTCTCACTACTAGTTGCACACACGCATTGGAAATGTCCGCCCTGCTGTGCAATATACAGCCCGGCGACGAAGTCGTTATGCCATCTTTCACCTTCGTAAGCACCGCCGACGCATTCGCCATGCGGGGCGCCAAATGCGTATTTGTGGACATACGCCCCGACACCATGAACCTAGACGAAAAGTTACTGGAAGAGGCTATCACTGATAAGACAAAGGCAATTGTTCCAGTACATTACGCGGGTGTGGCTTGCGAAATGGATACAATCAACGCCATTGCAAAAAAACACAACCTATTTGTTATAGAGGACGCAGCCCAAGGAATGATGGCCTCTTACAAGAACAAAAGCCTGGGGACCCTCGGTGATTTCGGCTGTTACAGTTTTCACGAGACTAAAAACTACAGCATGGGAGAAGGCGGCGCGATCCTTATATCCGACAAAAAATACGCCGACCATGCAGAAATCATCCGGGAGAAGGGAACCAACCGGGTGCAGTTCCACCGAGGCGAAGTTGACAAATATACTTGGGTGGAACTGGGTTCCAGCTACCTGCCCAGCGAATTGAACGCAGCCTATCTTTACGCCGAACTGGAAAATGCCCAGAGGATTTTCGACAACCGCATGGCCAGCTGGAATAGCTACCGAGAACGCCTGCAATGTCTAGCCAACGCAGGGGATCTGCAGCTACCCTACATTCCTGAGGAATGCCAGCACAACGCTCATATGTTCTACCTGAAGGTTGCGGATTTAAAGACCCGTACAGCCCTCATCGCTCATTTGATGAAAAATGGAATCTTGGCGGTGTTCCACTACGTGCCGTTGCATTCCGCGCCTGCGGGCAAGCGATTCGGACGATTCTCAGGCGAAGACCGCTACACTACTCAAGAAAGCGATAGATTGCTCAGATTGCCCATGTTCTACGGGCTCAAGCAAAGCGACCTGGAATTCGTGTGCGACAAGGTAAAGGAATTTTTCTGGAAATAG